AAAGGAAAGACTAAAAAACTATAACAAAGGGTGGTGGGAGTGTAGCCCCTCATAGTTCCCAACTGGAatcaaaaagacagaaattggTCTTGCAGAAACAACCGTACTTGTATGTACCACAACATATCCCGCTATGCAAACAATTCCTGCAGCAATCGTTATGcaacagagaaggagaaaaaaaatggtagATGCACTTTTCTACCTAAACAGACAACACTCAACAATTTGCCTCTCATTAACAACCAGCCAGACCATGTGGAGCAAGTTAGGGTCACCTGCAGCATATAGCTACAATTTTACATCCGAAGAGCTCGCACAAACGGTGGAAGATGCAGGGGGGGGGGATAAACCACATACATAACAGCAGGGTGGAcaaagtgtttttctccttccttgATCTTTGCATTCAAGCGCAGACAGTAATGCAGAGTCTCAAAGATAAAACTAATCTCTCCagtatactttttttttattccactcTACATTTATTGGAAGCTCGTTGACCATCTGTTTCTTGGCCACAGCTTGTTTTACTTGCTACGACTAATGTCTGGAGAAGATACTTGTCATGAGCTGTAAGTTTGGTCGGTATATTACCTAATAtataaatcatgaaaaaaacCTGCTCATGTTCTTCATGGAGGATCATTTCCATTGATCAGAACTGAGAGTACTGGATGATTGGATTGTGCTATAGTCACATCTGCTCCCTGCTCCCACTCAACTTTACCATAGAAAGTTGAAAGAATCTTGGGAGACTGTATGCGTGAGGACTTTCTTGATACCATTTTGGAGTGGAGGTCACCCGAACAAGAGTGTTTTTTGGCAAGAAACCCGGCAGTGCAGAGCACgctgaaggagaggaaaagcacGACAGGCAAATAACTCATCAGCATGAAATTCAAACCACGCTCTCTGCCACCTGACAGTCACATTTCGGTCAGAGAAATActtgaaaatgatcacatttctGAGAAAgcatttgttattttgttagtCTGCCTGTGCTTAACTTAAATCAATATTTCTGACagcacttgaaggcagcattaaaacacatcttGTCAACACCATTAAAGAccttcagtgctgctttttttctatCTAATCTACTCTTCATGTGTAAGCTGAGGCCGATGGAAACAGTCTGGGCCCTGGTCCATTGTTTAACTATGCAGGATGTATGGTCTCATCCAACCCACTGGCCATTTTAGAATtagtgtgctgctgtttcacttcactgcatGAACAGCAAATTATCCATGGAATAGTTGAATTCATATCACTTTATCTGATCGTTCTGACGTGTCACAACTGTTATAAGGCTAAATCTTAACCCCACACCTCTCACCTGAATGCATGCCAGAGGCTCGTTGGTCCAAATGGAGTATCCTCCAACCACATAGATCCTGTCATCGTGGACGGCAACTCCAGACTCGTTTTGACctgaggaggacagagcaggCACAATGTTTCACTGTGCCGAGCAGAGGACATTCTGACAATATGACTTCTACGTCCCCCGAGAGGCGGGGAGGGAGATAAATGGAGAAAGATGGGGCAAGGGCGGGTGTGTATGGAGAGCCAAGATTGAGCTCCCGCTCTCTTTCCTGTGACTTTGTCTTTAACTTTTCTAGATATAATAGGAGGAGAAGATCCTagaacaaaagaggaaagtcatgcaggagcagagaaggagggaggaatggTGAAGTCACCTGAACTTGAAACCTTGTGAGCCTTCGTTGAAGACTATAACATGATATGAGATCCAGCGCAGCGTGCACATGATAGATTGTCTCTAGCGCCTCTAGGTCCACGCTGGTGGAGGTGGTACTCCATCCCACCTCCACCAGCATGGAGGCCATAGATGCAGCATGCCCACAGGTTCAAAGTAGGGATATATGCGTTTTCATTGTCTATCATCCTACCACCTACTCACAACCAGCAGGGAGGCATTctgagttgtgtttttatctaatgagaggaggatgaagcagAGAGCTGTACTCAACCTGTGTTTCCAAGTGCAACATACAGTAGATACAGTAGAGAATTAAAAATATGCTGAGTTTGAGGTAAATCGGCATTAAAACCCCTGAAATATTAAGGATTTCTCTCtgacattaaatattcacagaAATAAGCTACAGTCAGAGTTTGGTTtgatttaaaacacacacataagtatTCTCTATTAGGACATGAACTTACcgtcaggactgtgtgggtgcaCTTTGATCAGATTTAACTGACAGTAACTGACATAAACCCCACAACTGACCTCACATTTTGGTTCAAATGTTGCTACATCCCGATTGGCGGCGGAAGGATGCGACATCCAACCTTGGCGGAAAATTGTGCTTTCATGTATTCACATTTATTCAGAGAAGCTGAGCGAGAGCGTACATTTTCAGGGCCCTTAAAAGAAAACCTGAGGAATGCcaatccaatattcactctgcttttagctctgctttgctTTCCACCAACTGTGAGGCTGTGGGCTGGAAAATCAaagcagagccaggctagtcatttccccctgtttccagccttccatgctaagctaagctaaccgtctctTGACTATAGCATCATCTTCAGCGTACGGACATGTGATCGGTATCAGACTTCTCATCTCTTCGCAAGAAAGCCAATGAGTGTATGTCAAACTATACTTTCATGAGTATACGTTACATAAAGTTTTAACCCAACAAGctatttttgcagcatttttcagtGACCAGAGAGTTGAGCAGCTGATTACTATCAACCGATTAATCATACAGGATAGATTTGGAGATGTATGCACGGTCACATGTGTGGTTTGTTCACTCTGCCCACCCGTGAGGAGGCTGAAGGAGCAGCGCGTCCACTGGTCCAGGTCCATGTTGTAGGAGTCGATATGGCGGACCAGGATGCGGTCGTTGTTGTAGTCCAGGTCGTTCCCGCCTAGCACATAGAGATGCCTCCTCACCGCCGCCATGACGTGGTAAACCCGCCTCTGCAACATGGGACTGCGGGCCAGCCACTGGTCCTGaaaaggaggtggaggtggtggggaATGGATTAGGGGGAAAGCAGAtggaggggaagaaagaaggaagaaaatgaCAGGATGCAGATGAGAAGGAGGTGAGATGTAGtatgaagagggagggagggagaaacagagagggtgGGAAGGGAAGGAGGATGAATAAGAAGATTAATATTTAAGCATATCTATGCATGGGTAATTGATGTATGCTCAGCGCTAGATAAATAACGTGACACTGGAGCTCTGGTTTGTACTAATGACTTCCCTCCCTATTTCTAATCATATGTTTCAGCCACTCCATTTTACACCGAGGATCCCTGCTCATTTCACTAAGTGTGTCGAAGcttattttgtgtctgtgcgtgtgtgagtgtgagtgtttgatTGAGGCAGAgaataagagtgtgtgtgtgtgtgtgtgcgtctgctgGGAGCTGACGGGTGGCCATCTGTTGAGGGTAGAGTGGGTGGGGGGTTGCTGTTGCTCTGGCAGGTGAATGCAGATTCATGGTGAATACAAATGAgactccatccctctctctttcgctcACGTCTCCGTTCCCTCGCTTCCACGCCgacatgtacaaacacagacCCATATGGATGTGCAACTTACACGTATACACACTGCGTACCTCCACATACAGCCTCACCGAGAGCCAGCCCTCTTTAACAGCTGGCtcatgtgcacaaaaacagaggctgcagctcaCGACATTCCACTACAGTTAGATGAGTgttgaaaatacagaaatgattTTTCATCCATGATGCACTGAAGACTGCAACAAAACAGATATTATTTGTAGAAATGTTTGCGCACATTGCATTCAGGATAAAAGGTTGTAACCATGTAGAAGCAGTATCAGGTGGATTTCCATTAAAGGACCATTACCAGTGGTTTTGCAGCTACAAACATGAATaacaaatcacaaacacattacTTAGCCACTGATTGTATTCTAAAGTAAGCTGTAgagtttcattgttttatgtAGTTTTCCTATTTTCCATGGTGCCATTGGTTTCCATCAATTTCCATATGGTGTGAAAATCAATTAGCAGGCTCTTGACACCTGCCTGTTGTGTAattcatcacagtgaacatAATGTCTGCATTAATTTTCTCAGGAAAGCCATTTATGTTACATTGATGCGTGAGTGTAGATTATATTTCAAACGTACGCACTGCATCACCTCACAGCAACAATATTACTCTGACAGCATTAACTGTTAAGCCAAGCCAATTTTTGTCTATATAGCCCAAAGCCGCACATTTGTCTCTGAACAATAGGATTCCCTCTATCCTTACAGCCCTATTCAGATAAGGAAAGACTCTGCCAAGAATCTTTATCAGTGGGAAAACAAGGGAGAGCAACAGTCGGGATGTACACGGCAGACAATAAAAGCAGTGGTGGGATTACAATATGGAGAAACATAAGTCACAGTTTTAAGTCTGACAACTGAATTAGCGTGGGAGTTCCTGGCACCAATTCACCCTCTTGCAACGTGCATGGAGGAGGGAAAGCAGTCTTAAAGGGTCAACACTATGGCAACACTTGCAGTTCTGAGAACATCAGACCAACACGTTTGTGGTGGACCCTGATGACTGCTAACACTGCTGCCAGTTTGCACACCCATCATGCATCGCGCCGAACACTTTAAATACGCCGCTGTCGTGCTGCTGACTTTTAGAGCCGGATGACGGCCACAAGCCAAAACAGGTTGGTCGGACAATAAAGTTGGTCTTCGTACTACAAGTGTCGCTGGAGTTTTGATCCTTCATGTATAGGATGTCACATGGATGTCTTCTGATGGTGAGCAGGTcgtttttactgaaaacagcttccaGCTGCTGGGAACAGCACCggtgagagcagtgagagtgaaccaaaaacAGTCGTATATcatataaaacatacaaaatcaCTAACATGGACCATAAACACTTACAGAACGGTCTTGTTTATGACACCAAGAGCTCATCACTGAATATTTACCTGTTCTGGGTCGTACACCATCAGTCGATTCTGGTACTGAGCTGTGTTCGTCACCCCACCTGTAATACAAAGCAACAACACTCCTGTCTTCTGTCAGAGAGCAAAAGATGCAAATGTGCATAAAGCGGGGGATATCTGAACTACGTGTCAAGATTGCATCTGCATGTATATGAAGAAATGTATGTGTAGAATCAACGTAAATGCAATGAATATGTGAGAGCGTGTGAGTGGCTTGAGTCCTTCTTCCTTATCGCCGTGTACCTGAGACCCAGAGCAGGTTGTCAGCCACACAGCCGGCGTGGCAGGACAGCGAGCGGTCGAAGGGTTGGACAAACATCCACTTGTTCCTCTTGGGACAGTAGCGCTCCACCGAGGGCAGCACCTGCCTCAGCTCGTTCCTGCCCCCCACTGCGTACAGGTACTGACCCAGAGCGCCCAGGACAAAGTGTTCTCTGCAGGCCTTCATGGGGGCGATCTCAGTCCAACAGTTGCCCCTGGGGTCATACCGACAAGCAGTCCTTACCGCACACGTCCTCCCGGTGGCATGCTCCGCCTCCCCTCccacaacaaacaggaagttgccCATTACGGCCACACAATGGTGGCTGCGTCCAGTGGGCATGGGTGTTAGCTCGCTCCAGTTTGACCCCCCTGCGACGCGTACGTGCTCCTGTGCAGCCGGGTTGAAGTACCGCAGCTCCCTGACTCTGCTCACCTCCCGCTTCCGCCCGCCTGCGATGTAAAGGGTGAGAGACTGGAAACGAGGCCTGGTACGGGCTGACTGGTGGAGGGGCTGGGCGAAGGTGGTGTGGTGGTAATCCAGGGCCTCCTCCACGAGGGCAGCAGCAGTAGGGCTGGACTGGACCAGAGGGTGGCTACGGGCAAGGTGGTGCAGTGTGGGGACATCCATCAGGCCATAGCGGACATGCTGGAGTAGATCCTCGGTGTACTGGTAGCGACAGTCGTGTTCCAGCCACAGGACCACCAACTAGAGGTAGATCAGGTAAAAAAGAACTgtatcatttatcatcattc
Above is a window of Chelmon rostratus isolate fCheRos1 chromosome 8, fCheRos1.pri, whole genome shotgun sequence DNA encoding:
- the klhl32 gene encoding kelch-like protein 32 isoform X2, whose product is MPSEPSLSSREMLTGQRLCQSKSHQDSVLSALNQQRKDGLLCDVTLVAGEQKFHAHKAVLAACSDYFRAMFSLCMVESEADEVTLQGVTSVGLKHALDFAYTGQILLEPAVIQDVLSAGSHLQLLELLSLCSHYLIQELSSVNYLELYRVADLFHLPTLEEAVVGFLVEHLSELSQSRQDEALQLPYRLLREVLKSDRLTSLSEEEIWKLVVLWLEHDCRYQYTEDLLQHVRYGLMDVPTLHHLARSHPLVQSSPTAAALVEEALDYHHTTFAQPLHQSARTRPRFQSLTLYIAGGRKREVSRVRELRYFNPAAQEHVRVAGGSNWSELTPMPTGRSHHCVAVMGNFLFVVGGEAEHATGRTCAVRTACRYDPRGNCWTEIAPMKACREHFVLGALGQYLYAVGGRNELRQVLPSVERYCPKRNKWMFVQPFDRSLSCHAGCVADNLLWVSGGVTNTAQYQNRLMVYDPEQDQWLARSPMLQRRVYHVMAAVRRHLYVLGGNDLDYNNDRILVRHIDSYNMDLDQWTRCSFSLLTGQNESGVAVHDDRIYVVGGYSIWTNEPLACIQVLDLSTEGKEEVFYGPTLPFASNGIATSFLPAPYFTCPNLQTLQVPHHRIGAV
- the klhl32 gene encoding kelch-like protein 32 isoform X1, which translates into the protein MPSEPSLSREMLTGQRLCQSKSHQDSVLSALNQQRKDGLLCDVTLVAGEQKFHAHKAVLAACSDYFRAMFSLCMVESEADEVTLQGVTSVGLKHALDFAYTGQILLEPAVIQDVLSAGSHLQLLELLSLCSHYLIQELSSVNYLELYRVADLFHLPTLEEAVVGFLVEHLSELSQSRQDEALQLPYRLLREVLKSDRLTSLSEEEIWKLVVLWLEHDCRYQYTEDLLQHVRYGLMDVPTLHHLARSHPLVQSSPTAAALVEEALDYHHTTFAQPLHQSARTRPRFQSLTLYIAGGRKREVSRVRELRYFNPAAQEHVRVAGGSNWSELTPMPTGRSHHCVAVMGNFLFVVGGEAEHATGRTCAVRTACRYDPRGNCWTEIAPMKACREHFVLGALGQYLYAVGGRNELRQVLPSVERYCPKRNKWMFVQPFDRSLSCHAGCVADNLLWVSGGVTNTAQYQNRLMVYDPEQDQWLARSPMLQRRVYHVMAAVRRHLYVLGGNDLDYNNDRILVRHIDSYNMDLDQWTRCSFSLLTGQNESGVAVHDDRIYVVGGYSIWTNEPLACIQVLDLSTEGKEEVFYGPTLPFASNGIATSFLPAPYFTCPNLQTLQVPHHRIGAV